CCGTAGTTAAAAACTTCTGAAATAACCATAATAAAACAGAGTATTCGCATATCTTTGTCCTAATATTTAAACTGGTGAACATAAAGGCACCGCCAACCCCAAAAACGGCTAAAAAAAATCCAATCATGTAGTTATATAACAAACTGTTCATCAGTTTTTATAAGTATCCAAATCCATGCACCTAATTTTCGTAAAATAATATTATTATCTTATCATCAATAGGATAAAAACAACTGTTCCTTTTACCCGTCAACAGAGTGGAAAATTAATACAAGCGATAATAACACGAATTGGGTGCAAATGAATATGATATAAAAAAATCGAGCACTTCTGAAAGAAAGGATGAATTTCCAATGTTCCCATGGAATTTATTCCCTTTTAATAAAGACACGAAAAACAAAATGCAGCAAATGAGACCTGCCGAGATTCAAAAGTATGTACATGATATGATGGATAAGCTGATGCCAGAATCTCTGCAGAAAATGAACACTGATGAAATGTTCCAAAACATGTCACAAATGACGAATCGACAAACAGGAGCTGAGCCGAACAAATTTGATTATCTAGTATTTGAAACACACCATCACGTC
This DNA window, taken from Niallia sp. Man26, encodes the following:
- a CDS encoding Hsp20/alpha crystallin family protein; protein product: MFPWNLFPFNKDTKNKMQQMRPAEIQKYVHDMMDKLMPESLQKMNTDEMFQNMSQMTNRQTGAEPNKFDYLVFETHHHVYVRIPIKEEIWLERVKVYYTSSQLIIQHIPDEESKHTINLPSLVRRKGSTANYKDGVLEIMIQKNTQVQYSEIEVSDLH